One segment of Pseudophaeobacter arcticus DSM 23566 DNA contains the following:
- a CDS encoding ArsJ-associated glyceraldehyde-3-phosphate dehydrogenase codes for MTVYALNGLGRMGKLALKPLLDSGVEIAWINDAVGSPEMHAHLLEFDSVHGRWDAAFHHDAASITINGTRLPTHCERRLEDLPLQGVDVVIDCTGVFKTEAKLAPYFDAGVKKVVVSAPVKDGDAANIVIGVNDDIYQPDRHRIITAASCTTNCLAPVVKVIHESLGIKHGSITTIHDVTNTQTIVDRPAKDLRRARSALTNLIPTTTGSATAITLIYPELKGKLNGHAVRVPLLNASITDCVFEVERETTAEEVNALFKAASEEGSLKGILGYETRPLVSADYTNDQRSSIIDAPSTMVINGTQVKIYAWYDNEMGYAFRLVDVARMVGDQL; via the coding sequence ATGACTGTTTATGCTCTGAACGGCCTCGGCCGAATGGGAAAGCTTGCGCTGAAACCGCTGCTCGACAGTGGTGTTGAAATTGCCTGGATCAACGATGCCGTTGGCAGCCCAGAGATGCACGCGCATCTGTTGGAATTTGACTCGGTGCATGGTCGCTGGGACGCCGCGTTTCACCATGACGCGGCCTCCATCACCATCAATGGCACCCGGCTGCCAACCCATTGTGAACGCCGACTTGAGGATCTGCCCCTGCAGGGAGTTGACGTGGTGATTGACTGCACCGGGGTGTTCAAGACCGAGGCCAAGCTGGCGCCCTATTTTGATGCGGGTGTCAAAAAGGTCGTGGTCTCTGCCCCCGTCAAGGATGGCGACGCCGCCAATATCGTCATTGGTGTGAATGATGATATCTACCAGCCAGATCGCCACCGGATCATCACCGCCGCCAGTTGCACCACCAATTGCCTGGCTCCGGTGGTCAAGGTGATCCACGAATCCCTTGGCATCAAACACGGCTCGATCACCACCATCCATGACGTGACCAACACCCAGACTATTGTGGACCGACCCGCCAAAGATTTGCGCCGGGCACGTTCGGCGCTGACCAATCTGATCCCGACCACCACCGGCAGCGCCACGGCGATTACGCTGATCTACCCCGAGCTCAAGGGCAAGCTGAACGGCCATGCGGTGCGGGTGCCACTGCTGAATGCCTCGATCACCGATTGTGTGTTTGAGGTGGAGCGCGAAACCACCGCAGAAGAGGTCAACGCCCTGTTCAAGGCAGCCTCCGAAGAAGGTTCGCTCAAAGGTATCCTCGGCTATGAGACCCGCCCGCTGGTGTCTGCGGATTACACCAATGACCAGCGCTCCAGCATCATCGACGCGCCCTCGACCATGGTGATCAATGGCACCCAGGTCAAAATCTATGCTTGGTATGACAATGAAATGGGCTATGCTTTCCGTCTGGTGGATGTGGCCCGCATGGTTGGGGATCAGCTGTGA
- the arsJ gene encoding organoarsenical effux MFS transporter ArsJ has translation MTDRGGLAAYIAVTASYWAFMLTDGALRMLVLLHFHTLGFSPVQLAYLFVLYEIAGMVTNLSAGWIAARFGLAATLYAGLALQVVALLLLTQLDPSWQIGASVTFVMLVQGLSGVAKDLAKMSSKSAVKLLAPTQGDGLFRWVAVLTGSKNAVKGLGFLLGAALLTFAGFTWAVLGMAVILTGILVAVLLAMPRGLPVGRKGAKFAEVFSKSRNVNWLSAARVFLFGARDIWFVVGIPVYFYAVFSDGSEAGNRAAFFLIGSFMAVWVILYGAIQACSPRILKAASRSEAELRAAARTWAMSLTLVPAGLALAVALAGEPVLWLTVTLVLGLLVFGAIFAVNSALHSYLILAFTKAERVTMDVGFYYMANAAGRLMGTVLSGLTYQLGGLAACLATAAAMVALSAFAASQLQDKRAEKAVGPVS, from the coding sequence GTGACAGACAGGGGCGGACTGGCGGCCTATATCGCGGTCACGGCCTCGTATTGGGCCTTTATGCTGACGGATGGCGCCTTGCGGATGTTGGTGCTGTTGCACTTTCACACGCTGGGTTTTTCGCCGGTGCAGCTGGCCTATCTCTTTGTGCTTTATGAAATTGCCGGCATGGTGACCAATTTGTCCGCAGGATGGATTGCAGCGCGATTTGGGCTGGCGGCGACGCTTTATGCGGGGCTTGCCCTGCAGGTGGTTGCCCTGCTGTTGCTGACGCAGCTGGATCCCAGCTGGCAGATCGGCGCCTCTGTCACCTTTGTGATGCTGGTGCAGGGTCTGTCCGGCGTGGCCAAGGATCTGGCAAAAATGTCGTCCAAATCCGCCGTCAAGCTGCTCGCCCCTACCCAGGGCGACGGGCTGTTTCGCTGGGTCGCGGTGCTGACCGGATCCAAGAATGCGGTCAAGGGCCTGGGCTTTTTGCTGGGGGCTGCCCTGCTGACCTTTGCTGGGTTTACCTGGGCCGTCCTTGGCATGGCGGTGATCCTCACAGGGATCCTTGTTGCGGTTCTTCTGGCCATGCCCAGGGGTCTGCCGGTGGGCCGCAAAGGGGCAAAATTCGCTGAGGTCTTTTCAAAGTCACGCAATGTGAACTGGCTGTCAGCCGCGCGGGTATTTCTGTTTGGCGCCCGCGATATCTGGTTTGTTGTGGGTATCCCGGTTTATTTCTACGCGGTGTTTTCGGATGGCAGCGAAGCGGGCAACCGGGCGGCATTTTTCCTGATTGGCAGCTTCATGGCGGTCTGGGTGATCCTATATGGTGCCATTCAGGCCTGCTCCCCCCGCATCCTAAAGGCGGCCTCGCGGTCCGAAGCCGAGCTGCGCGCGGCAGCACGCACATGGGCCATGTCACTGACCCTGGTGCCTGCGGGGCTGGCCTTGGCGGTGGCGCTGGCTGGCGAGCCGGTGCTGTGGCTCACAGTGACGCTGGTCCTTGGGTTGCTGGTATTTGGGGCGATTTTTGCGGTCAATTCCGCGCTGCATTCCTATCTGATCCTGGCCTTTACCAAGGCCGAGCGGGTGACGATGGATGTGGGGTTTTACTACATGGCAAACGCGGCAGGCCGCTTGATGGGCACTGTGCTCTCTGGGCTGACCTATCAACTGGGCGGCTTGGCTGCCTGCCTTGCAACCGCAGCCGCGATGGTCGCCCTTAGCGCTTTTGCAGCCAGTCAGTTGCAGGACAAGAGGGCTGAAAAGGCCGTCGGCCCAGTTAGTTAA
- a CDS encoding arsenate reductase/protein-tyrosine-phosphatase family protein, with the protein MEKQIPLRLSVLGHPQRLAVFRLLMRRYPDHVPAGEISAVLDIKASTLSSYLSALMQADLVTKTRAGTWLRYQVNMNTTRETLDALYLDCCRGRPDLCTSFQQSAASEERQMTDRKYNVLFICTGNSARSIFAEAILNSKGQDRFQVFSAGTTPHSSLNPIALEMLKSKGHDVSGLRSKNIEEFMGEDAPQFDFVFTVCDQAANEQCPTWDGQPISAHWGMPDPVKATGTDAEKSLAFHQAYGVLLHRLQGFAALPFDQLDRISLQGVVDEIAQISDLTSDLTSE; encoded by the coding sequence ATGGAAAAACAGATTCCCCTCCGCTTATCCGTCCTTGGGCACCCCCAGCGCCTTGCGGTGTTCCGCTTGCTGATGCGGCGCTATCCCGATCATGTCCCCGCCGGGGAGATCAGCGCGGTTTTGGACATTAAGGCCAGCACATTATCGTCATATCTTTCTGCTTTGATGCAGGCGGATCTGGTGACCAAAACCCGCGCCGGCACCTGGCTGCGGTATCAGGTCAATATGAATACGACACGTGAAACGCTCGACGCGCTTTATCTGGACTGCTGTAGGGGCCGCCCGGATTTGTGCACATCCTTTCAGCAGTCTGCTGCGTCAGAGGAAAGACAAATGACTGACCGGAAATACAACGTTCTCTTTATATGTACGGGCAATTCCGCCCGCTCCATTTTTGCTGAGGCGATCCTGAATTCAAAAGGTCAGGATCGATTCCAGGTCTTTTCAGCCGGCACCACGCCGCACTCCAGTCTCAACCCTATTGCGCTGGAGATGCTCAAATCCAAAGGCCATGATGTCAGCGGCTTACGGTCCAAGAACATCGAGGAGTTCATGGGCGAGGATGCGCCGCAGTTCGACTTTGTCTTTACCGTCTGTGACCAGGCCGCAAATGAGCAATGCCCCACCTGGGATGGTCAACCGATCAGCGCCCATTGGGGTATGCCCGACCCGGTCAAGGCCACCGGTACCGATGCCGAAAAAAGCCTCGCGTTCCATCAGGCCTACGGGGTGTTGTTGCATCGTCTGCAGGGGTTTGCCGCTCTGCCATTTGACCAGTTGGACCGCATTTCCCTGCAAGGTGTCGTCGACGAGATCGCCCAAATATCTGACCTGACCTCTGACCTGACATCTGAATAG
- the arsB gene encoding ACR3 family arsenite efflux transporter — MTLPPAPPDSAIGFFERYLTVWIALAMGAGIALGAFAPGLVNAIAAAEVYSINLVVAVLIWAMVYPMMVGVDFGAVSGVARQPKGLVVTLVVNWLIKPFTMAFLAVLFFDTLFAPWITPEDAAQYTAGLILLGAAPCTAMVFVWSQLTRGDATYTLVQVSVNDLIMVVAFAPIVAFLLGVTDISVPWSTLVLATLLYVVLPLIAGLLTRRILGSQERIDAFMARVKPLSVIGLIATVVILFGLQGEVILAKPMVIALIAVPILIQSYGMFAIAYGAAHALKVPHRIAAPCAMIATSNFFELAVAVAISLFGLNSGAALATVVGVLVEVPVMLSLVAFANRTRSRFPGHS; from the coding sequence ATGACCCTCCCCCCTGCCCCACCCGATTCTGCTATTGGATTTTTTGAACGCTACCTGACCGTCTGGATTGCGCTTGCCATGGGCGCAGGCATCGCACTGGGCGCTTTTGCGCCGGGTCTGGTCAATGCCATTGCTGCAGCCGAGGTCTATTCGATCAACCTGGTTGTGGCGGTGCTGATCTGGGCCATGGTTTATCCGATGATGGTTGGCGTTGATTTTGGCGCGGTCTCTGGCGTTGCCCGCCAACCCAAGGGTTTGGTGGTGACGCTTGTGGTCAACTGGCTGATCAAACCCTTTACCATGGCCTTTCTGGCGGTGTTGTTTTTTGACACCCTGTTCGCGCCCTGGATCACGCCAGAAGATGCCGCGCAATATACCGCCGGGTTGATCCTGTTGGGGGCGGCGCCCTGTACCGCCATGGTTTTTGTCTGGTCGCAGCTCACCCGCGGGGATGCCACCTATACGCTGGTGCAGGTCTCGGTGAATGATCTGATCATGGTGGTGGCCTTTGCCCCGATCGTGGCCTTTCTGCTGGGCGTCACCGATATCTCGGTGCCCTGGTCTACCCTGGTTCTGGCCACCCTGCTGTATGTGGTGCTGCCTTTGATTGCAGGCCTCCTCACCCGGCGCATTCTGGGATCACAGGAGCGGATTGATGCCTTTATGGCCCGCGTCAAACCTTTGTCCGTCATCGGCTTGATCGCCACCGTGGTGATCCTGTTTGGGCTTCAGGGTGAGGTCATTCTGGCCAAGCCCATGGTGATTGCGCTGATTGCGGTGCCGATCCTGATTCAAAGCTACGGCATGTTTGCGATCGCCTATGGGGCAGCCCATGCGCTGAAGGTTCCGCACCGTATCGCAGCCCCCTGCGCGATGATTGCCACCTCAAACTTTTTTGAGTTGGCCGTGGCGGTTGCGATCAGCCTGTTTGGCCTGAACTCCGGCGCAGCCCTGGCCACCGTTGTCGGGGTACTGGTCGAAGTGCCGGTCATGCTGTCACTGGTGGCCTTTGCCAATCGCACCCGCAGCAGGTTCCCGGGCCATAGCTAA